The Halobacterium sp. CBA1132 genome has a segment encoding these proteins:
- a CDS encoding ABC transporter ATP-binding protein: MATVTLDDLTKKYGDLTAVNGLDLDVEDGELLCLLGPSGCGKSTTLRMLGGLETPTDGDVYISDERVTDTPAYDRNTSIVFQSWALFPHKTVAENVAFGLKMDGVDEDERLAKARRVLDIVEMGEFEDADPEDLSGGQKQRVALARSLAVEPEVLLLDEPLSNLDKRLREQMQLELRNIQAEVDTTFVHVTHDQNEAFTLADRIGIMNDGQLEQVGAPREVYDDPNNQFVEEFLGDTNLVSATVDELTADGVVADVEFGTTIEVPTPTDDLEPGDPLSVSFRPEILTIEPAESDGTDAAAHDDGFTNELVGAVTDVLYRGSSVRFYVEIGDSSVFFEQSVGAETDFEVGDRVRVTWDPTDLLLFSAGDRVGGGGT, encoded by the coding sequence ATGGCAACAGTCACCCTCGACGACCTGACGAAGAAGTACGGCGACCTGACCGCAGTAAACGGCCTCGACCTCGATGTCGAGGACGGGGAGCTCCTCTGCCTCCTCGGCCCATCCGGGTGCGGGAAGTCGACGACCCTACGGATGCTCGGCGGCCTCGAAACGCCGACGGACGGCGACGTCTACATCAGCGACGAGCGCGTCACCGACACGCCCGCCTACGACCGGAACACGTCCATCGTCTTCCAGTCGTGGGCGCTGTTCCCGCACAAAACCGTCGCCGAGAACGTCGCGTTCGGCCTCAAGATGGACGGCGTCGACGAGGACGAACGACTCGCGAAAGCCCGCCGCGTCCTCGACATCGTCGAGATGGGAGAGTTCGAGGACGCCGACCCGGAGGACCTCTCCGGCGGACAGAAGCAGCGCGTCGCTCTCGCGCGCTCGCTCGCCGTCGAACCGGAGGTTCTGTTGCTCGACGAGCCGTTGTCGAATCTCGACAAACGGCTCCGCGAGCAGATGCAACTCGAACTCCGGAACATCCAGGCGGAAGTCGACACCACGTTCGTCCACGTCACCCACGACCAGAACGAGGCGTTCACGCTCGCCGACCGCATCGGCATCATGAACGACGGCCAACTCGAACAGGTCGGGGCGCCGCGGGAAGTGTACGACGACCCGAACAACCAGTTCGTCGAGGAGTTCCTCGGTGACACGAACCTCGTCTCGGCGACCGTCGACGAGCTGACCGCCGACGGCGTGGTCGCCGACGTCGAGTTCGGCACGACGATCGAGGTTCCGACGCCGACCGACGACCTCGAACCGGGTGACCCGCTGTCCGTCTCGTTCCGCCCGGAGATTCTGACCATCGAGCCCGCCGAGAGCGACGGCACCGACGCGGCCGCTCACGACGACGGGTTCACGAACGAACTCGTCGGAGCCGTCACGGACGTCCTCTACCGCGGTTCCTCGGTCCGCTTCTACGTCGAAATCGGCGACAGCAGCGTCTTCTTCGAGCAGAGTGTCGGCGCGGAGACCGACTTCGAGGTCGGCGACCGCGTCCGCGTCACGTGGGACCCGACCGACCTCCTCCTGTTCTCGGCGGGCGACCGCGTCGGCGGAGGTGGAACCTGA